Below is a window of Flavobacterium sp. CFS9 DNA.
ATGATTAAATTTTAACAGTCTTTTACTTCTAAAATGATTTGTTGGAGTAATGAAATGCCCTGAAAAACAGTTGTAAAGCCTAAATAAATATTTTTGAAGTAAGGGATTGCACAGTAAATTATTAGTTGTATATTTGCAACCTTAAAAATCAATAAATCAATTTGGTATGTATGCAATCGTAGAGATAGCAGGGCAACAATTTAAAGTAAGCAAAGACTTAAAGGTTTATGTTCACCGTTTGGCTAACGAAGAAGGTTCAAAAGTTTCTTTTGACAAAGTTCTTTTATTAGACGATAACGGAAATGTAACTTTAGGCGCCCCAGCTATAGAAGGTGCTTCAGTAGAAGCTAAAGTGTTACAACACTTAAAAGGAGACAAAGTTATCGTTTTCAAAAAGAAAAGAAGAAAAGGATACAAAAAGAGAAATGGTCACAGACAATATCTTACTCAAATTGTAATTGAAGGTATTACTGCAGCTGGTGGAACTAAAAAAGCAGCAGCTAAAAAAGCGGTTGTAGCTGAAGAAGTATCTGCTGAAGCAGAAGCTCCAAAAGCAAAAAAAGCAGCTCCAAAAGCAAAAAAAGAAGCTACTAAAGAATAATAACAATATTTAAACTCATACGTCATGGCTCACAAGAAAGGTGTCGGTAGTTCGAAGAATGGTAGAGAATCAGAATCAAAACGTCTAGGCGTTAAGATTTTTGGTGGTCAAGCTGCTATTGCTGGGAACATCATCGTTAGACAAAGAGGTTCTAAACACAATCCAGGTGAAAATGTTTACATCAGTAAAGATCACACACTACACGCAAGAGTAGCAGGAGTTGTTAAGTTCCAAAAGAAAAAAGATAACAAATCTTATGTATCTATCCTTCCATTCGAAGCATAATCATTAGATTACTTATTACAAAAACCCGTTCATTTTTGATGAACGGGTTTTTTTGTGGGATGATGGAAAGTTAAGTTTCATGTTTCAGGTTTCAGGTTTCAGTCTGACCTCAATTTATATTGATATCACGATGTCAGGCTGAGCGAAGTCGAAGCCTCTCGCTCGGCCTGACTCTGGCTTTGTCTTTTAAGGTAATTACTTTTGTTTATTTGATAATTGCCGGCAAAATATAATCCTGTACAATGGTATTAGCCTGTGCGTGTCCATAAGGCTTGTTATACGCTTTTGAAGTAATAATAACGACAAGTGGAATATTTTTAAAAATCATAAACTCATTGCCTCCATTTCCGGCACAATAGTAGGTTTCGTAAGAAGTGTTTTTGAAAGTAAAAGTTTTATTCCAGAACAAGTAACCGTAGAATTCATTTTGTCTTTCCGGAATTTGAATCTGGTGTGATAGTGTTTTTTGAACCCAATCAGTGGTCAAAATTTGTTTGCCGTTCCAGAGGCCGTTATTTTGATACAATTGTGCATATTTTGCATAATCCAGAGAAGTCATTTGAAGGCTTCCTGCAGTATTGGCTACTTTCTGAGGAGTATATTGCCATTGGTAATGAGTAATGTTTAAAGGCTTAAAAAGCTTTTCATCGGCATATTTTTCTAATCCGTCCGGAACAGATTTATGGATTATGTCGCCTAATAAAACTGTACCGGCAGTAAAATAATCCCATTGATCGCCATTGGTTTTAGATTTGTCCATAGGTAAATCTAAAGTGAATTTCACCCAATTATCGGTAGGATACATATTTTCTTCGTTCCCGGGAGAATCACTGTTTTGATCAGAACCTTCAAAAGCAGAGCTCATGGTGAGTAAGTCTTTTATTTTTACAGCGTCTTTTTTAGGGTCGTAATTGGCAAAACCTTTTAAATCATAGAATTGATCTAATGTCTGATTTTCGTTTTTAAGATAACCGTCGTTTATGGCAATTCCGGCTAAAGTTGATGCAAAAGATTTTCCTGCCGATCGGGTGTCGTGCAGTGTGCTTCGGTTAGAATCATTAAAATATTCCTCAAGCAGTAGTTTCTTGTCGTAGATGACCACTACGCTTGTGATCTCCTTCAAATTGTAGCTGGTGATAGCAGCGTTAAGTTTTTCAATTTTCTTCTTATCAAAAGCAAAATTCGAAATTTCCCAGCCACTGTTAGGTTGGATAGGCTGCACTTCGATTTGTTTGGCGGTTAATTTCGGAGCTTTTAAGATGAGCTGAACTTCTCCTTTCGCAATTAAATCACCTGTTTTGATCTCATGGTTTATATCGGATTTAAGGTAAGGACGAATTTCTATTTTTAGTTTGTGTTTGCCGTTGGTTAGTGCTTTTTCTCCGCCATTCAATTTGAATCTTTCCCATAGATAAATAGACCACCAATCTTCTTTTTTCGTGCTGGTTAAAGGAACCCTAAAAGTTGTTGAAGTGTTTTTACTGCCTGCTGATCCAAAACTGCATCCGTAGTTAAGGTTTTCGGTGTAGATGAGTTTGCTGTCAATGTAAAAAGTAAACTGAAGATTGCCTGTGGCCAAGAGTTTATCGGCATCTAGTTCCGGATTCAACTGATGCAGGTAATTGATAACGGAGTTGTTCATGAAAACCCTGATATTCAAATCGGATTTATAGATTAGTTCGAAAGATTTCAGAAGATCAGATTCTTTATACTGGTCCAAAGGAATGTTGCCTTTCATAAAAGTAACCTTACCGATGTTGTTTCTATGTATTTCGGTGGTGATTTCGTCGGGTTTGACCAGATCGTTGTTTTGTGCTGAAATTATGCCATTGCAAAATAGCAGAACAAGTAAAAAAAAGTGTTTTGTCATTTGATTGATTGATTTTAAGATTGAAAGGCAAAGTTATGCCACAATACATTCTAAAAATTGTACAGGATTAACATCTGACTTATTTTTTGAACAGTATTTTTTTGTGTTCAGAAGGGGTCAGACCGTTTATTTCTCTGAAGGATCGGGTCAGATGACTTTGGTCAGAGAAGCCGCATTCGTATGCAATTTCGGTTAGAGATTTGCTTTGAAGAGCAATGAGCGAGAGTGCTTTTTCTACTTTTAATTTTCTCATGTACTCTCCCAGATTGCAATGAAAATACTTTGAAAAATCTCTTGACAGATGAATAGGGTGGATGCCTAACGTTTTAGATAAATAATCAAGTGTAATGGTTTCGGTAAGCTGATCGTGAAGGATTTCATCAATCATTGTAACCCATTTGGGATTTTTATGTTTTATAGATTCGAAATCGCCATTTAGTTTGGATAAGATTTCAATTAACAGTGTTTGGGTAGAAAGATCAAAATGAAAATCGTCAACCTTGGTTGTTCTGAAAATTTTATACATCAAAAGTTTGATGTCGGGGTTTAGGACAGTTGTGCTACCTTGTAGGTTGTTGCTGTTCAGAGTAAGATCATCAAACCATTTTTTTTCAACTTCAAGATGAAAACCTCTGGTGAAGCCTTCCGGTTTGATGTTGTAGTGTGCTTCCTGCCAGTTATGA
It encodes the following:
- the rplU gene encoding 50S ribosomal protein L21; amino-acid sequence: MYAIVEIAGQQFKVSKDLKVYVHRLANEEGSKVSFDKVLLLDDNGNVTLGAPAIEGASVEAKVLQHLKGDKVIVFKKKRRKGYKKRNGHRQYLTQIVIEGITAAGGTKKAAAKKAVVAEEVSAEAEAPKAKKAAPKAKKEATKE
- the rpmA gene encoding 50S ribosomal protein L27 — encoded protein: MAHKKGVGSSKNGRESESKRLGVKIFGGQAAIAGNIIVRQRGSKHNPGENVYISKDHTLHARVAGVVKFQKKKDNKSYVSILPFEA
- a CDS encoding serine hydrolase domain-containing protein, producing MTKHFFLLVLLFCNGIISAQNNDLVKPDEITTEIHRNNIGKVTFMKGNIPLDQYKESDLLKSFELIYKSDLNIRVFMNNSVINYLHQLNPELDADKLLATGNLQFTFYIDSKLIYTENLNYGCSFGSAGSKNTSTTFRVPLTSTKKEDWWSIYLWERFKLNGGEKALTNGKHKLKIEIRPYLKSDINHEIKTGDLIAKGEVQLILKAPKLTAKQIEVQPIQPNSGWEISNFAFDKKKIEKLNAAITSYNLKEITSVVVIYDKKLLLEEYFNDSNRSTLHDTRSAGKSFASTLAGIAINDGYLKNENQTLDQFYDLKGFANYDPKKDAVKIKDLLTMSSAFEGSDQNSDSPGNEENMYPTDNWVKFTLDLPMDKSKTNGDQWDYFTAGTVLLGDIIHKSVPDGLEKYADEKLFKPLNITHYQWQYTPQKVANTAGSLQMTSLDYAKYAQLYQNNGLWNGKQILTTDWVQKTLSHQIQIPERQNEFYGYLFWNKTFTFKNTSYETYYCAGNGGNEFMIFKNIPLVVIITSKAYNKPYGHAQANTIVQDYILPAIIK
- a CDS encoding helix-turn-helix domain-containing protein, giving the protein MKQSKKGEFYGQTNKTISLEGITLTDTVYTHPTVDWHYHEHAYFTFILQGNVIEGNKKEVYNCSPGSLLFHNWQEAHYNIKPEGFTRGFHLEVEKKWFDDLTLNSNNLQGSTTVLNPDIKLLMYKIFRTTKVDDFHFDLSTQTLLIEILSKLNGDFESIKHKNPKWVTMIDEILHDQLTETITLDYLSKTLGIHPIHLSRDFSKYFHCNLGEYMRKLKVEKALSLIALQSKSLTEIAYECGFSDQSHLTRSFREINGLTPSEHKKILFKK